The following proteins are co-located in the Sporolactobacillus pectinivorans genome:
- a CDS encoding sugar-binding transcriptional regulator — protein sequence MEHLLDLQKKLIPDVLDIMSSRYRILQSLHFLQPIGRRSLSSHLGMTERVLRGEVTFLNQQGLIQMASSGMYLTENGETIVRDMGTVMKNISGLKEMEKQLERALGVSKAVIVSGDSDQYALVKNEIGLACVREIERCLGAENIIAITGGSTLAAVADMMHPLRKTPQELLFVSARGGLGEEAENQANTICAKMAEKAEGHYHLLHVPDQLSDESYHSLMEEPSVHRVLQLVHSATMIVHGIGSARTMAIRRHAGEEVLRQVDTEHAVAEAFGYFFDQTGRVIHKVQTIGLQWEDLFGARSVIAVAGGKSKAEAIKAYFKRGPDSVLVTDEGAAQEILKNF from the coding sequence GTGGAACACTTGCTTGATCTTCAGAAAAAGCTCATCCCTGATGTCTTAGACATAATGTCCAGCCGCTACCGTATTCTTCAATCCTTGCACTTTCTTCAACCAATCGGCAGGCGCAGTCTATCATCCCATTTAGGTATGACCGAGCGTGTCCTGCGCGGAGAGGTCACTTTTCTCAACCAGCAGGGTCTCATCCAGATGGCGTCAAGCGGCATGTATCTGACGGAAAATGGGGAGACCATTGTTAGGGACATGGGGACTGTGATGAAGAACATCTCCGGATTGAAGGAGATGGAGAAACAATTGGAACGCGCTCTTGGTGTTTCAAAAGCAGTTATTGTATCCGGCGACAGTGATCAGTACGCGTTGGTCAAGAATGAGATTGGGCTCGCCTGTGTCAGGGAGATTGAACGCTGCCTGGGTGCGGAGAACATCATTGCGATTACCGGCGGTTCCACGCTTGCGGCAGTCGCTGACATGATGCATCCGCTCAGAAAGACACCTCAGGAACTCCTGTTTGTGTCTGCCAGGGGCGGCCTTGGCGAGGAAGCTGAAAATCAAGCGAACACGATCTGCGCGAAAATGGCTGAGAAGGCTGAAGGACACTATCATCTGCTCCACGTTCCCGACCAGCTCAGTGATGAATCTTATCACAGCTTGATGGAAGAACCCAGTGTTCACCGGGTTTTGCAGCTTGTCCACAGCGCGACGATGATCGTTCATGGGATAGGCAGTGCAAGAACAATGGCGATTCGCCGCCATGCCGGTGAAGAAGTTCTCAGACAGGTCGACACGGAACATGCTGTGGCCGAGGCTTTTGGCTATTTCTTTGATCAGACGGGCCGTGTGATCCACAAGGTTCAGACGATTGGGCTCCAATGGGAAGACCTTTTTGGTGCACGTTCCGTGATTGCCGTAGCCGGGGGCAAGTCTAAGGCTGAGGCAATTAAGGCTTATTTCAAGAGGGGTCCCGATTCCGTACTAGTGACGGATGAGGGCGCCGCGCAAGAGATTTTAAAAAATTTTTAA
- a CDS encoding CotD family spore coat protein: MEVSPYSNKPVPTNPYAPTSQYPSMKPEPKMPAWNPASTGPVATMTKPAMSPWGKTSVGGIGKCPVPSPGPCQTLHCPPRQAGAIYDPQSVNVQDIYKPVVVQHIHPMHTEIRTHYVYEHQHYYPHTLSQTCDERHFDVQCGRPCFPMPHC, translated from the coding sequence ATGGAGGTTTCACCTTACTCAAATAAGCCGGTGCCCACAAATCCATACGCACCGACCAGTCAATATCCTAGTATGAAACCGGAACCGAAGATGCCCGCATGGAATCCAGCGAGCACCGGGCCAGTCGCAACAATGACAAAACCGGCAATGAGCCCATGGGGAAAAACATCGGTCGGGGGGATTGGAAAATGTCCTGTTCCTTCGCCGGGACCTTGCCAGACACTTCATTGCCCGCCGCGGCAGGCTGGTGCGATTTACGATCCGCAGAGCGTCAATGTTCAGGACATCTATAAACCGGTCGTTGTTCAGCATATTCACCCGATGCACACCGAGATCAGGACCCATTATGTTTATGAACATCAGCATTATTATCCGCACACACTTTCCCAGACTTGTGATGAAAGGCATTTTGATGTGCAGTGCGGGCGTCCGTGCTTTCCGATGCCGCACTGCTGA
- the rpoN gene encoding RNA polymerase factor sigma-54, with amino-acid sequence MGLALVQKQALKLKMAPALFQSVTLLQFSNEQLSDYIMGKAMENPLLNAERSDFRPAGQEFVSSFTQAGDGSRSTSDVIEETVASSSDYHEMLHNDLHQLHLDRICMAAADLLIDNLNDKGYFDDDPVELLNGYGLDPKVPEMALEAVQSLDPAGVGARTLSECILLQLKRMIPAQSLAERIISEHSDFFLSGSWDELAERLETTEKKIQAAVGVIRGLSPSPVSSIQDEAPQYIIPDVTIKKSGDGLSCELEDQYLPKIELDSRNYESYLESADSETRRYLREKKEEADWLIAGISRRKQTLMQLTEMLMKEQQVYFENGNHDLLRPFTMKNAAERLSVNESTVSRAVANKYIQTPYGMFPMKKFFVRAVKTIHGEVSSFQILSRIKYWIGREDRADPFSDQKLVQLLSDDGLHCSRRAIAKYRQASGIGSTVQRRSR; translated from the coding sequence ATGGGACTGGCACTGGTTCAGAAACAGGCGTTGAAACTGAAAATGGCACCGGCATTGTTTCAATCGGTAACTTTGCTTCAGTTCAGCAACGAGCAGCTGTCCGATTATATCATGGGTAAAGCCATGGAGAATCCGCTGCTGAACGCTGAGAGAAGTGATTTTCGGCCGGCCGGTCAGGAATTTGTTTCATCCTTTACACAGGCGGGAGATGGATCGCGGAGCACTTCAGACGTGATTGAGGAGACCGTCGCTTCTTCAAGCGATTATCATGAAATGCTCCACAACGATCTCCATCAGCTCCATCTTGACAGAATCTGCATGGCTGCTGCCGATCTTTTAATCGACAACCTCAATGACAAAGGCTATTTTGACGATGACCCTGTGGAACTGCTCAACGGATATGGACTCGACCCGAAAGTTCCGGAAATGGCGCTAGAAGCCGTGCAGTCATTGGATCCGGCAGGTGTCGGAGCGCGCACACTTTCTGAATGCATTCTGCTTCAGCTGAAAAGGATGATCCCGGCTCAGTCGCTTGCGGAGCGCATCATTTCCGAGCATAGTGATTTCTTTTTGTCTGGCAGCTGGGACGAACTGGCTGAGCGTTTGGAAACAACAGAAAAGAAGATCCAGGCAGCGGTCGGAGTGATAAGAGGACTCAGTCCGAGTCCGGTCAGCTCTATTCAGGATGAGGCGCCGCAATATATCATCCCCGATGTAACAATCAAAAAAAGCGGCGACGGATTGAGCTGTGAGCTGGAAGACCAGTACTTGCCAAAAATCGAACTGGACAGCAGAAATTATGAAAGTTATCTGGAAAGCGCAGACAGTGAAACGCGGCGGTATCTGCGCGAGAAAAAAGAAGAGGCTGACTGGTTGATCGCTGGAATTTCCCGGCGGAAACAGACGCTGATGCAACTGACTGAAATGTTGATGAAAGAACAGCAAGTTTACTTTGAAAATGGAAATCACGACCTGCTCCGGCCTTTTACTATGAAAAACGCCGCAGAACGACTGTCTGTCAATGAATCAACGGTCAGCCGGGCCGTTGCTAACAAGTATATCCAGACACCCTATGGCATGTTTCCAATGAAAAAGTTCTTCGTACGCGCTGTGAAAACGATTCACGGCGAAGTCTCTTCTTTTCAGATTCTTTCGAGAATCAAGTACTGGATAGGCAGGGAGGACCGTGCGGATCCATTCTCCGACCAGAAGCTTGTTCAGCTTCTTTCGGATGACGGGCTCCATTGTTCGAGAAGGGCTATTGCCAAATACCGTCAGGCATCTGGCATCGGTTCTACAGTGCAGAGAAGGTCAAGATAA